One Meles meles chromosome 13, mMelMel3.1 paternal haplotype, whole genome shotgun sequence DNA segment encodes these proteins:
- the MMS19 gene encoding MMS19 nucleotide excision repair protein homolog isoform X1, translating into MAAAAALEAVAPTGALWALVHDFVMGQQEGPADQVAADVKSGSYTVLQVVEALGSSLENPEPRTRARGIQLLSQVLLQCQSLLLEKEVVHLILFYENRLKDHHLVIPSVLQGLRALSLCVAVPPGLAVSVLKAIFQEVHVQSLLQVDRHTVYSIITNFMQTREEELKGLGADFTFGFIQVMDGEKDPRNLLVAFRIVHDLISRDYSLGPFVEELFEVTSCYFPIDFTPPPNDPHGIQREDLILSLRAVLASTPRFAEFLLPLLIEKVDSEILSAKLDSLQTLNACCAVYGQKELKDFLPSLWASIRREVFQTASERVEADGLAALHSLTACLSRSVLRADAEDLLDSFLSNILQDCRHHLCEPDMKLVWPSAKLLQAAAGASARACDHITGNVLPLLLEQFHKHGQSNQRRTILEMILGFLKLHQKWSYEDKDERPLNGFKDQLCSLVFMALTDPSTQLQLVGIRTFAVLGAQPDLLSSGDLELAVGHLYRLSFLEEDSQSCRVAALEASGALATLYPIAFSSHLVPKLAEELRRGELDLARGDEPTKRSRHLRCLQALSAISTHPNIVKETLPLLLQHLCRMNKGTVVAETSEVIAVCQSLQQVAEKCQRDPESCWYFHQTAVPCLLALAVQASMPEKEHSVLRKVLLEDEVLAAMVSVIGTATTHLSPDLAAQSVAHIVPLFLDGNISFLPENSFPCRFQPFQDGSSGQRRLVALLMAFVCSLPRNVEIPQLNQLMRELVELSCCPNCPFSSTAAAKCFAGLLNKLPAGQQVDEFLRLAVDKVEAGLSPGPCRSQAFTLLLWVTKALVLRYHPLSSCLTDRLTGLLSDPELGPAAADGFSLLMSDCTDVLTRAGHAEVRLMFRQRFFTDNVPALVQGFHAASQDVKPNYLKGLSHVLNRLPKPVLLPELPTLLSLLLEALSCSDCVVQLSTLSCLQPLLLEAPQVMSLHVDTLVTKFLNLSSSPSMAVRIAALRCMHALTRLPTPVLLPYKPQVIRALAKPLDDKKRLVRKEAVSARGEWFLLGSPGS; encoded by the exons ATGTGAAATCTGGAAGCTATACAGTGTTGCAAGTGGTGGAAGCCCTCGG GTCCTCTCTAGAAAATCCAGAACCCCGAACTCGGGCACGAGGAATCCAGCTTCTGTCACAGGTGCTACTCCAGTGTCAGTCCTTGCTCCTGGAGAAGGAAG TGGTACACCTGATCCTATTTTATGAGAACCGGCTGAAGGACCATCATCTTGTGATCCCATCTGTCCTGCAAGGTTTGAGGGCACTT AGCCTGTGCGTGGCCGTGCCTCCAGGGCTGGCTGTCTCTGTGCTTAAAGCTATCTTCCAGGAAGTCCACGTCCAG TCTCTGCTGCAGGTGGACCGACACACAGTCTACAGTATCATCACCAACTTCATGCAAACCCGTGAAGAAG AGCTGAAGGGCCTTGGAGCTGACTTCACCTTTGGCTTCATCCAGGTAATGGATGGGGAAAAGGATCCGCGAAATCTTCTGGTGGCTTTCCGCATCGTCCATGACCTCATCTCCAGGGACTATAGCCTGG GGCCCTTTGTGGAGGAGTTGTTTGAAGTGACATCGTGTTACTTCCCTATTGATTTTACCCCT cCACCTAATGATCCCCATGGTATCCAGAGAGAAGATCTCATCCTGAGTCTTCGAGCTGTGCTGGCTTCTACACCGCGATTTGCCGAG TTCCTGCTGCCCTTGCTGATTGAGAAGGTGGATTCTGAGATTCTGAGTGCCAAGCTGGATTCTCTGCAGACTCTG AATGCTTGTTGTGCTGTGTACGGACAGAAGGAACTAAAGGACTTCCTCCCTAGCCTTTGGGCTTCTATCCGCAGAGAG GTGTTCCAGACGGCAAGTGAGCGGGTGGAGGCCGATGGCCTGGCGGCCCTCCACTCTCTGACTGCGTGTTTGTCTCGCTCTGTGCTGAGAGCAGATGCTGAGGACCTCCTTGACTCCTTCCTTAGCAACATTCTACAGG ACTGCAGGCACCATCTATGTGAACCGGACATGAAACTGGTGTGGCCTAGTGCCAAACTATTGCAGGCAGCTGCAGGTGCATCTGCCCGGGCCTGTGACCACATCACCGGCAACGTGTTGCCTTTATTGCTGGAACAGTTCCACAAGCATGGTCAG AGCAACCAGCGACGGACAATCCTTGAAATGATCCTGGGTTTCTTGAAGCTGCACCAGAAATGGAGCTATGAAGACAAGG ATGAAAGGCCGCTGAATGGCTTCAAGGACCAGCTGTGCTCACTGGTGTTCATGGCTCTGACAGACCCCAGCACCCAGCTTCAGCTTGTTGGCATCCGTACATTCGCAGTTTTGGGTGCCCAACCAG ATCTCCTCTCTTCCGGAGACTTGGAGCTGGCAGTGGGTCACTTGTACAGActgagcttcctggaggaggactCCCAGAGTTG CAGGGTGGCAGCACTGGAAGCATCAGGAGCCCTGGCCACGCTCTATCCCATAGCCTTCAGTAGCCACCTGGTGCCCAAGCTTGCGGAGGAACTGCGCAGAG GGGAGTTAGATTTGGCTAGAGGGGATGAGCCCACCAAACGCTCCCGGCATCTACGCTGTTTGCAAGCCTTGTCAGCTATATCAACACATCCCAATATTGTCAAGGAGACCCTGCCTCTGCTGCTACAGCATCTCTGCCGGATGAACAAAG GGACTGTGGTTGCAGAAACCAGTGAAGTTATTGCCGTCTGTCAGAGCCTCCAGCAGGTGGCAGAGAAATGCCAGCGGGACCCCGAGAGCTGCTGGTATTTCCATCAGACAGCTGTACCTTGCCTGCTTGCCTTGGCTGTGCAGGCTTCCATGCCAG AGAAGGAACACTCAGTTCTGAGAAAAGTACTGTTGGAGGATGAGGTCTTGGCTGCCATGGTATCTGTCATTGGCACTGCCACTACCCACTTGAGCCCTGA CTTAGCTGCCCAGAGTGTTGCCCACATTGTGCCCCTTTTCTTGGATGGCAACATTTCCTTTCTGCCTGAAAACAGCTTTCCTTGCAGATTCCAGCCATTCCAG GATGGCTCCTCAGGGCAGAGGCGGCTGGTTGCACTGCTTATGGCCTTTGTGTGCTCCTTACCTCGAAAT GTGGAAATCCCTCAGCTGAACCAACTCATGCGGGAGCTTGTGGAGCTGAGCTGCTGCCCCAACTGCCCGTTCTCCTCCACCGCCGCTGCCAAGTGCTTTGCAGGACTCCTCAACAAGCTCCCTGCAG GGCAACAGGTGGATGAATTCCTGCGGCTAGCTGTGGACAAAGTAGAGGCTGGCCTGAGCCCTGGGCCGTGTCGTAGTCAGGCCTTCACACTGCTTCTCTGG GTAACAAAGGCCCTGGTACTCAGATATCACCCTCTCAGCTCCTGCCTTACAGACCGG CTCACGGGCCTTCTGAGTGATCCAGAACTAGGCCCAGCAGCAGCTGACGGCTTCTCTCTGCTCATGTCTGACTGCACAGATGTGCTGACGCGCGCTGGCCATGCTGAGGTGCGGCTCATGTTCCGCCAGCGCTTCTTCACAGATAACGTGCCTGCTTTGGTACAGGGCTTCCATGCTGCTTCCCAAG ATGTGAAGCCAAATTACCTGAAGGGCCTGTCTCATGTACTTAATAGGCTGCCTAAGCCTGTGCTCTTGCCAGAGTTACCCACG CTGCTTTCCTTGCTGCTGGAGGCCCTGTCCTGCTCTGACTGTGTAGTACAGCTCTCCACCCTCAGCTGCCTTCAGCCTCTTCTGTTGGAAGCACCCCAAGTCATGAGTCTTCACGTGGACACCCTCGTCACCAAGTTTCTGAACCTCAGCTCTAGCCCTTCCATG GCGGTCCGGATTGCTGCGCTGCGGTGTATGCATGCTCTTACTCGTCTGCCCACCCCTGTG CTGCTGCCATACAAACCACAGGTGATCCGAGCTTTAGCCAAGCCCCTGGATGACAAGAAGAGATTGGTGCGAAAGGAGGCAGTATCAGCCAGGGGAGAATG GTTTCTGCTGGGGAGCCCTGGCAGCTGA
- the MMS19 gene encoding MMS19 nucleotide excision repair protein homolog isoform X2 yields MAAAAALEAVAPTGALWALVHDFVMGQQEGPADQVAADVKSGSYTVLQVVEALGSSLENPEPRTRARGIQLLSQVLLQCQSLLLEKEVVHLILFYENRLKDHHLVIPSVLQGLRALSLCVAVPPGLAVSVLKAIFQEVHVQSLLQVDRHTVYSIITNFMQTREEELKGLGADFTFGFIQVMDGEKDPRNLLVAFRIVHDLISRDYSLGPFVEELFEVTSCYFPIDFTPPPNDPHGIQREDLILSLRAVLASTPRFAEFLLPLLIEKVDSEILSAKLDSLQTLNACCAVYGQKELKDFLPSLWASIRREVFQTASERVEADGLAALHSLTACLSRSVLRADAEDLLDSFLSNILQDCRHHLCEPDMKLVWPSAKLLQAAAGASARACDHITGNVLPLLLEQFHKHGQSNQRRTILEMILGFLKLHQKWSYEDKDERPLNGFKDQLCSLVFMALTDPSTQLQLVGIRTFAVLGAQPDLLSSGDLELAVGHLYRLSFLEEDSQSWVAALEASGALATLYPIAFSSHLVPKLAEELRRGELDLARGDEPTKRSRHLRCLQALSAISTHPNIVKETLPLLLQHLCRMNKGTVVAETSEVIAVCQSLQQVAEKCQRDPESCWYFHQTAVPCLLALAVQASMPEKEHSVLRKVLLEDEVLAAMVSVIGTATTHLSPDLAAQSVAHIVPLFLDGNISFLPENSFPCRFQPFQDGSSGQRRLVALLMAFVCSLPRNVEIPQLNQLMRELVELSCCPNCPFSSTAAAKCFAGLLNKLPAGQQVDEFLRLAVDKVEAGLSPGPCRSQAFTLLLWVTKALVLRYHPLSSCLTDRLTGLLSDPELGPAAADGFSLLMSDCTDVLTRAGHAEVRLMFRQRFFTDNVPALVQGFHAASQDVKPNYLKGLSHVLNRLPKPVLLPELPTLLSLLLEALSCSDCVVQLSTLSCLQPLLLEAPQVMSLHVDTLVTKFLNLSSSPSMAVRIAALRCMHALTRLPTPVLLPYKPQVIRALAKPLDDKKRLVRKEAVSARGEWFLLGSPGS; encoded by the exons ATGTGAAATCTGGAAGCTATACAGTGTTGCAAGTGGTGGAAGCCCTCGG GTCCTCTCTAGAAAATCCAGAACCCCGAACTCGGGCACGAGGAATCCAGCTTCTGTCACAGGTGCTACTCCAGTGTCAGTCCTTGCTCCTGGAGAAGGAAG TGGTACACCTGATCCTATTTTATGAGAACCGGCTGAAGGACCATCATCTTGTGATCCCATCTGTCCTGCAAGGTTTGAGGGCACTT AGCCTGTGCGTGGCCGTGCCTCCAGGGCTGGCTGTCTCTGTGCTTAAAGCTATCTTCCAGGAAGTCCACGTCCAG TCTCTGCTGCAGGTGGACCGACACACAGTCTACAGTATCATCACCAACTTCATGCAAACCCGTGAAGAAG AGCTGAAGGGCCTTGGAGCTGACTTCACCTTTGGCTTCATCCAGGTAATGGATGGGGAAAAGGATCCGCGAAATCTTCTGGTGGCTTTCCGCATCGTCCATGACCTCATCTCCAGGGACTATAGCCTGG GGCCCTTTGTGGAGGAGTTGTTTGAAGTGACATCGTGTTACTTCCCTATTGATTTTACCCCT cCACCTAATGATCCCCATGGTATCCAGAGAGAAGATCTCATCCTGAGTCTTCGAGCTGTGCTGGCTTCTACACCGCGATTTGCCGAG TTCCTGCTGCCCTTGCTGATTGAGAAGGTGGATTCTGAGATTCTGAGTGCCAAGCTGGATTCTCTGCAGACTCTG AATGCTTGTTGTGCTGTGTACGGACAGAAGGAACTAAAGGACTTCCTCCCTAGCCTTTGGGCTTCTATCCGCAGAGAG GTGTTCCAGACGGCAAGTGAGCGGGTGGAGGCCGATGGCCTGGCGGCCCTCCACTCTCTGACTGCGTGTTTGTCTCGCTCTGTGCTGAGAGCAGATGCTGAGGACCTCCTTGACTCCTTCCTTAGCAACATTCTACAGG ACTGCAGGCACCATCTATGTGAACCGGACATGAAACTGGTGTGGCCTAGTGCCAAACTATTGCAGGCAGCTGCAGGTGCATCTGCCCGGGCCTGTGACCACATCACCGGCAACGTGTTGCCTTTATTGCTGGAACAGTTCCACAAGCATGGTCAG AGCAACCAGCGACGGACAATCCTTGAAATGATCCTGGGTTTCTTGAAGCTGCACCAGAAATGGAGCTATGAAGACAAGG ATGAAAGGCCGCTGAATGGCTTCAAGGACCAGCTGTGCTCACTGGTGTTCATGGCTCTGACAGACCCCAGCACCCAGCTTCAGCTTGTTGGCATCCGTACATTCGCAGTTTTGGGTGCCCAACCAG ATCTCCTCTCTTCCGGAGACTTGGAGCTGGCAGTGGGTCACTTGTACAGActgagcttcctggaggaggactCCCAGAGTTG GGTGGCAGCACTGGAAGCATCAGGAGCCCTGGCCACGCTCTATCCCATAGCCTTCAGTAGCCACCTGGTGCCCAAGCTTGCGGAGGAACTGCGCAGAG GGGAGTTAGATTTGGCTAGAGGGGATGAGCCCACCAAACGCTCCCGGCATCTACGCTGTTTGCAAGCCTTGTCAGCTATATCAACACATCCCAATATTGTCAAGGAGACCCTGCCTCTGCTGCTACAGCATCTCTGCCGGATGAACAAAG GGACTGTGGTTGCAGAAACCAGTGAAGTTATTGCCGTCTGTCAGAGCCTCCAGCAGGTGGCAGAGAAATGCCAGCGGGACCCCGAGAGCTGCTGGTATTTCCATCAGACAGCTGTACCTTGCCTGCTTGCCTTGGCTGTGCAGGCTTCCATGCCAG AGAAGGAACACTCAGTTCTGAGAAAAGTACTGTTGGAGGATGAGGTCTTGGCTGCCATGGTATCTGTCATTGGCACTGCCACTACCCACTTGAGCCCTGA CTTAGCTGCCCAGAGTGTTGCCCACATTGTGCCCCTTTTCTTGGATGGCAACATTTCCTTTCTGCCTGAAAACAGCTTTCCTTGCAGATTCCAGCCATTCCAG GATGGCTCCTCAGGGCAGAGGCGGCTGGTTGCACTGCTTATGGCCTTTGTGTGCTCCTTACCTCGAAAT GTGGAAATCCCTCAGCTGAACCAACTCATGCGGGAGCTTGTGGAGCTGAGCTGCTGCCCCAACTGCCCGTTCTCCTCCACCGCCGCTGCCAAGTGCTTTGCAGGACTCCTCAACAAGCTCCCTGCAG GGCAACAGGTGGATGAATTCCTGCGGCTAGCTGTGGACAAAGTAGAGGCTGGCCTGAGCCCTGGGCCGTGTCGTAGTCAGGCCTTCACACTGCTTCTCTGG GTAACAAAGGCCCTGGTACTCAGATATCACCCTCTCAGCTCCTGCCTTACAGACCGG CTCACGGGCCTTCTGAGTGATCCAGAACTAGGCCCAGCAGCAGCTGACGGCTTCTCTCTGCTCATGTCTGACTGCACAGATGTGCTGACGCGCGCTGGCCATGCTGAGGTGCGGCTCATGTTCCGCCAGCGCTTCTTCACAGATAACGTGCCTGCTTTGGTACAGGGCTTCCATGCTGCTTCCCAAG ATGTGAAGCCAAATTACCTGAAGGGCCTGTCTCATGTACTTAATAGGCTGCCTAAGCCTGTGCTCTTGCCAGAGTTACCCACG CTGCTTTCCTTGCTGCTGGAGGCCCTGTCCTGCTCTGACTGTGTAGTACAGCTCTCCACCCTCAGCTGCCTTCAGCCTCTTCTGTTGGAAGCACCCCAAGTCATGAGTCTTCACGTGGACACCCTCGTCACCAAGTTTCTGAACCTCAGCTCTAGCCCTTCCATG GCGGTCCGGATTGCTGCGCTGCGGTGTATGCATGCTCTTACTCGTCTGCCCACCCCTGTG CTGCTGCCATACAAACCACAGGTGATCCGAGCTTTAGCCAAGCCCCTGGATGACAAGAAGAGATTGGTGCGAAAGGAGGCAGTATCAGCCAGGGGAGAATG GTTTCTGCTGGGGAGCCCTGGCAGCTGA
- the MMS19 gene encoding MMS19 nucleotide excision repair protein homolog isoform X3 translates to MQTREEELKGLGADFTFGFIQVMDGEKDPRNLLVAFRIVHDLISRDYSLGPFVEELFEVTSCYFPIDFTPPPNDPHGIQREDLILSLRAVLASTPRFAEFLLPLLIEKVDSEILSAKLDSLQTLNACCAVYGQKELKDFLPSLWASIRREVFQTASERVEADGLAALHSLTACLSRSVLRADAEDLLDSFLSNILQDCRHHLCEPDMKLVWPSAKLLQAAAGASARACDHITGNVLPLLLEQFHKHGQSNQRRTILEMILGFLKLHQKWSYEDKDERPLNGFKDQLCSLVFMALTDPSTQLQLVGIRTFAVLGAQPDLLSSGDLELAVGHLYRLSFLEEDSQSCRVAALEASGALATLYPIAFSSHLVPKLAEELRRGELDLARGDEPTKRSRHLRCLQALSAISTHPNIVKETLPLLLQHLCRMNKGTVVAETSEVIAVCQSLQQVAEKCQRDPESCWYFHQTAVPCLLALAVQASMPEKEHSVLRKVLLEDEVLAAMVSVIGTATTHLSPDLAAQSVAHIVPLFLDGNISFLPENSFPCRFQPFQDGSSGQRRLVALLMAFVCSLPRNVEIPQLNQLMRELVELSCCPNCPFSSTAAAKCFAGLLNKLPAGQQVDEFLRLAVDKVEAGLSPGPCRSQAFTLLLWVTKALVLRYHPLSSCLTDRLTGLLSDPELGPAAADGFSLLMSDCTDVLTRAGHAEVRLMFRQRFFTDNVPALVQGFHAASQDVKPNYLKGLSHVLNRLPKPVLLPELPTLLSLLLEALSCSDCVVQLSTLSCLQPLLLEAPQVMSLHVDTLVTKFLNLSSSPSMAVRIAALRCMHALTRLPTPVLLPYKPQVIRALAKPLDDKKRLVRKEAVSARGEWFLLGSPGS, encoded by the exons ATGCAAACCCGTGAAGAAG AGCTGAAGGGCCTTGGAGCTGACTTCACCTTTGGCTTCATCCAGGTAATGGATGGGGAAAAGGATCCGCGAAATCTTCTGGTGGCTTTCCGCATCGTCCATGACCTCATCTCCAGGGACTATAGCCTGG GGCCCTTTGTGGAGGAGTTGTTTGAAGTGACATCGTGTTACTTCCCTATTGATTTTACCCCT cCACCTAATGATCCCCATGGTATCCAGAGAGAAGATCTCATCCTGAGTCTTCGAGCTGTGCTGGCTTCTACACCGCGATTTGCCGAG TTCCTGCTGCCCTTGCTGATTGAGAAGGTGGATTCTGAGATTCTGAGTGCCAAGCTGGATTCTCTGCAGACTCTG AATGCTTGTTGTGCTGTGTACGGACAGAAGGAACTAAAGGACTTCCTCCCTAGCCTTTGGGCTTCTATCCGCAGAGAG GTGTTCCAGACGGCAAGTGAGCGGGTGGAGGCCGATGGCCTGGCGGCCCTCCACTCTCTGACTGCGTGTTTGTCTCGCTCTGTGCTGAGAGCAGATGCTGAGGACCTCCTTGACTCCTTCCTTAGCAACATTCTACAGG ACTGCAGGCACCATCTATGTGAACCGGACATGAAACTGGTGTGGCCTAGTGCCAAACTATTGCAGGCAGCTGCAGGTGCATCTGCCCGGGCCTGTGACCACATCACCGGCAACGTGTTGCCTTTATTGCTGGAACAGTTCCACAAGCATGGTCAG AGCAACCAGCGACGGACAATCCTTGAAATGATCCTGGGTTTCTTGAAGCTGCACCAGAAATGGAGCTATGAAGACAAGG ATGAAAGGCCGCTGAATGGCTTCAAGGACCAGCTGTGCTCACTGGTGTTCATGGCTCTGACAGACCCCAGCACCCAGCTTCAGCTTGTTGGCATCCGTACATTCGCAGTTTTGGGTGCCCAACCAG ATCTCCTCTCTTCCGGAGACTTGGAGCTGGCAGTGGGTCACTTGTACAGActgagcttcctggaggaggactCCCAGAGTTG CAGGGTGGCAGCACTGGAAGCATCAGGAGCCCTGGCCACGCTCTATCCCATAGCCTTCAGTAGCCACCTGGTGCCCAAGCTTGCGGAGGAACTGCGCAGAG GGGAGTTAGATTTGGCTAGAGGGGATGAGCCCACCAAACGCTCCCGGCATCTACGCTGTTTGCAAGCCTTGTCAGCTATATCAACACATCCCAATATTGTCAAGGAGACCCTGCCTCTGCTGCTACAGCATCTCTGCCGGATGAACAAAG GGACTGTGGTTGCAGAAACCAGTGAAGTTATTGCCGTCTGTCAGAGCCTCCAGCAGGTGGCAGAGAAATGCCAGCGGGACCCCGAGAGCTGCTGGTATTTCCATCAGACAGCTGTACCTTGCCTGCTTGCCTTGGCTGTGCAGGCTTCCATGCCAG AGAAGGAACACTCAGTTCTGAGAAAAGTACTGTTGGAGGATGAGGTCTTGGCTGCCATGGTATCTGTCATTGGCACTGCCACTACCCACTTGAGCCCTGA CTTAGCTGCCCAGAGTGTTGCCCACATTGTGCCCCTTTTCTTGGATGGCAACATTTCCTTTCTGCCTGAAAACAGCTTTCCTTGCAGATTCCAGCCATTCCAG GATGGCTCCTCAGGGCAGAGGCGGCTGGTTGCACTGCTTATGGCCTTTGTGTGCTCCTTACCTCGAAAT GTGGAAATCCCTCAGCTGAACCAACTCATGCGGGAGCTTGTGGAGCTGAGCTGCTGCCCCAACTGCCCGTTCTCCTCCACCGCCGCTGCCAAGTGCTTTGCAGGACTCCTCAACAAGCTCCCTGCAG GGCAACAGGTGGATGAATTCCTGCGGCTAGCTGTGGACAAAGTAGAGGCTGGCCTGAGCCCTGGGCCGTGTCGTAGTCAGGCCTTCACACTGCTTCTCTGG GTAACAAAGGCCCTGGTACTCAGATATCACCCTCTCAGCTCCTGCCTTACAGACCGG CTCACGGGCCTTCTGAGTGATCCAGAACTAGGCCCAGCAGCAGCTGACGGCTTCTCTCTGCTCATGTCTGACTGCACAGATGTGCTGACGCGCGCTGGCCATGCTGAGGTGCGGCTCATGTTCCGCCAGCGCTTCTTCACAGATAACGTGCCTGCTTTGGTACAGGGCTTCCATGCTGCTTCCCAAG ATGTGAAGCCAAATTACCTGAAGGGCCTGTCTCATGTACTTAATAGGCTGCCTAAGCCTGTGCTCTTGCCAGAGTTACCCACG CTGCTTTCCTTGCTGCTGGAGGCCCTGTCCTGCTCTGACTGTGTAGTACAGCTCTCCACCCTCAGCTGCCTTCAGCCTCTTCTGTTGGAAGCACCCCAAGTCATGAGTCTTCACGTGGACACCCTCGTCACCAAGTTTCTGAACCTCAGCTCTAGCCCTTCCATG GCGGTCCGGATTGCTGCGCTGCGGTGTATGCATGCTCTTACTCGTCTGCCCACCCCTGTG CTGCTGCCATACAAACCACAGGTGATCCGAGCTTTAGCCAAGCCCCTGGATGACAAGAAGAGATTGGTGCGAAAGGAGGCAGTATCAGCCAGGGGAGAATG GTTTCTGCTGGGGAGCCCTGGCAGCTGA